The genomic window ATGTTTTCTTACTCAACTTATAATAGTCCAGAAGCTTTTCAGGGTAATGCAATTATCAAAGACAATAAATGGCACCTTGGTGTTTATACGCTTAATGGGACTAAGGGTAGGTTTTATGTAGATGGAATTCTGGATAAAGAGATAGATCAAACAAGAACAACGTTTACCTTGGCAGGGGCAATTGGTTTTGGTATGGGTTCACCGGATTATTTTAACGGTCTTATTGACGACGTTCGTGTCTACAACCGCGCTTTGTCCGCGCAGGAAGTCCAACAATTATACAAACAGGGCGGAGGCATCATAACCAGCAAATCCGAAACTACCAAGCCGAATTTGAATTCCGGTTTGGTTGGGCATTGGACCTTTGACGGAAAAGATTGGGCTTCGCCCACGGTTGTATTGGACAAGAGTGTGAATAAAAATAATGGAACTCTAAACGGAGGGGTGACCAGAGTGAGTGGCAAATTTGGGCAGGCGATGAAGCTTAATGGAACAAATGGATTTATAACTTCAGCAACGACGGGATTTCCGACTTCCAGTGCCGCCATTTCTTTCTGGGCTAAAGTTGTTAATCCGGCTTCAAATACATCAATTATATATTCCGGTCCTCTTTTTAATATTCACTTTCCCGGGTGGGGAGGTATTTATTGGGACTTTGGTTCCACTGCTAGTGGAGGCAGGCTTTCTATTGCTTGGGATGCAAGCTGGACTAATAAATGGGCTTTTTGGACGTTTACTTCGCAAGACGGTGTCGGGCAAAAAATTTTTAGAAATGGAATAGTTATTGCGAGCGACAACGATACCGCCACTTCTTCATACGGCGCGACATTTTGGATAGGCGACCTGCCGGGCTATGATTCTTGGGATGGAACTCTGGATGATCTTCGCATCTACAACCGCGCCCTGTCCACTGCTGAAGTAACGCAGTTGTATAAAATGGGAAAATAATATGAAACGCGTTTTGTTCACAGTTCCTTTCTTACTGATAATACTCGCCGCGGGCTTGTTTTTGCGTTCCCGTTTTGCAAATGCCATGGTTGTCAATCAAAGCGTTAACAATAGCAACTTAACTTTTGGTTTGGTGGGCTGGTGGACAATGGATGGAGCGGATACCAATGCCACACAGGCCTTGGATAAAAGCGGAAATGGAAATACCGGCGCTAGAAATGGCGGGACTAAACTTGTTTCGGGCAAAATTGGGCAGGCGATGAAGTTTGATGGGAGTAGCGGGAATATTGCTACAACTCCAGGTGTTACTGCCTTGACTTCTACATCTACTTTTACAATGTCGGTTTGGGTTTATTGGAATGATACCACCGCAAACGCACCCGCGACGGAATGTCCTTTTTATAATGGAGGCAGTTATGGTTTTTGTATAAATACTGGAGGTAATAAAATGGGTATTTATTATAATAATATTAACGCGACTGTTATAGTCGCGAGTGTATTACCAAAAAAAACCTGGAGACATTATGTGATGACAAGGGCTAATGGGGTAAGTTCTTTGTATGAAAATGGAGTATTTAAGGACTCTCAAAATACCGATGTCCCCCAAGATGTGAATACGTTTTATGCCACGCATGTTGGAGAATTGTGGGCTGGTCCTACCTTTCCTTTTAACGGTTCAGTTGACGATGCCCGCATTTACTCCCGCGCCCTGTCCGCCACAGAGGTCCAGCAATTATACAAACTCGGCGGCGGAAAGATAAATCAAACTCCGACAATAAATTTAAGCAACGGCCTGGTGGGCTGGTGGACAATGGATGGAGCGGATACAAACGCCACACAGGCGTTGGACAAATCAGGGTATAATAACACGGGGACAAGAACGACAGTTACACCAGTGGTAGGGGAAATAGGTCAGGCAATGAGTTTTAATGGGACGAGCGGATATGTTAATGTTCCAGTAAGTCAAGGATCTGTTTTGGATATAGCCACTAGTACATATTCGGTTTGGATTTATCCAACTGTGAGTGGTGTTGGAGCACAAAGTGGGCTTAGAGGTATAATCACTCGTGATTCTGGGAGTATGCCAATGGCGTGGAGATATGCCAATGATAATATCATATTTAGCTTTAACGATACGATTATTATTACGGTCGCAGGTCCGGCTTTGAATAAATGGACCCTGGCTACTGTAACATACGATGGTACGAACGTGAGAATGTATTATAACGGCGTTCTTGTTGCTGGCCCCACCGCTTCTTCGCCGCCGGCTGTTTCAAGCGATCCTTTAAAAATTGGATTGGACTACACTGGTCAGTATAGTAGATATTTTAGTGGGAAAATGGATGACGTTCGCATCTACAGCCGCGCCCTGTCTGTCGCCGAAGTAAAAGCCCTGTATCAAATGTCACTTCCCGCAAAATCCAATTCCTCCAATGCGGGCAAAGGCGGATCTTTAACGGATTCCAGTTTGGTGGGCTGGTGGACTTTTGATGGCGCCTATACAAATACCACACAGGCCCTGGACAAAAGTAGAAATAGTAATACCGGTACCAGAACTGGTGGAACAAAACTTGTTTCAGGCAAACTCGGTCAGGCGATGAAGTTTGATGGGAGCAGTGCATACGTTGGAATGGCGGCTTCTGCGGGAAATAATTCAAGTGCCATAGGTCATACGTATGCCGTCTGGGTTTACAGAACAAAAGATTATAGCAGCGGACTCGGATGGGTTATAGAGAATGGCGGGACATGGGGGGAAGCGGGTGGCTCTAATTTGACGATCAGCGGAAACAGAATTTGTTATTATTATAACAATGCTAATGTTTCGGTTTTAAGCAATAGTACCGTTTCAGCCAATGCCTGGCACCATATCGTGGTTTCGTATAATGCAAATACCAATAAAGCTACGTTTTATTTGGATGGAAGAGCAGATGGAACCAGTGCAGCCCTGGGAAGCTGGGATGCTTCAACAAATTTAGTTAGAATCGGAAATTGGATTTCAGGAGGGGGTGGGCATAATGAATACTATTTTGAAGGTTCCATTGACGACGCCCGCATCTATTCCCGCGCCCTCTCGGCCGCCGAAGTAATGCAGTTATATAAAATGGGAAAGTAAAATATGAAACGATTTTTATTCACAATTTCCATAATAATATTCCTATGGCTGGTAGCGCCGGCAAGCGCCGCCACTATCTCCACATCTAACACCAGCGCCCCGAATTTAAAAACAGGTCTCGTTGGCTGGTGGACGTTTGATGGGGTATCAGTCACCAGCACCGGCGTTCTTGATAAAAGCGGACAAAATAATAATGGCGGTAGAATGGGTGGGACTTCCGTGGCTACCGGAAAGGTTGGACAGGGAATTAAACTAAATGGAACTACCGGCTACATTTCGGGCGCCAATTCAACAGATATCGCGTCTACACCGGTGACTGTTTCTGTGTGGGTAAAATTTTTAACCATTGCTCCTGGTAATAATTATCCAAGAATAATTGATGTGCAGGATAGTAATTATTCAGTCCAAATAGTTTGGGACTATGGAACGGGTGGCAGTGGTCAATTTGTAACCAAGCATAGTGAGTGGCAAGCCGCAGGTGACGGTACACAGTGGGGTGTAACACCGGTTCTAAATAAATGGTATCATCTTGTGGCAGTTTGGGATGCGTCTGCAAACTCAACCAAATTTTATGTTAATGGTATTGAACAGTCAGGTTCGGCAAATAGTAATATTGGTGAGGGAGCATCAAGAAACAAATATTTTTTTGGAGTCAGAGGCGACCTTTTAGCAAGTCCAAATACTTTTGGTAACGAGGTGCTTGACGACGTTCGTATTTACAGTCGTACTCTGTCCGCTACCGAAGTTCAGGCATTATATAAACAAGGCGGAGGAGTGATAAGCAAAACCGATTTAATCACGGCACAACTGCGAAACGGATTGGGAGGTTTGTGGACTTTTGACGGAAAAGATACAACCTCGGTAACGACCACCGATAAAAGCGGAAATGGGAATGACGGAACAAGAAGTGGTTTAACAAAAGTGATAATCGGCAAAATTGGACAGGGGATGAATTTTGATGCGGTTCATGGAAGCGGTCAGATAACCATAACATCGTCTCCGTCTGTCCATCCAACAGGGAGCTTTACCCTATCAGCTTGGGTTAATCGTGCCAATGCACAAAATGCGGAAATTATTCAAAAAGGTACTGGGGCTTTTAGCGGAGCAGCGGCGGGTACCGACTTTGAATTCGGTTTTGTTTCTCTTTTATATTTTCAATTTCACGGCAGTGACGGTTCAGCCAACAGTTTGGCTGTTTCTGCGCCAATATTGAATCAATGGCAGTTACTTACAGCGGTTTTTGATTCAGGAAGAACAATGAAAATTTATATCAATGGAGTAGAAAAAGCCACCAAAGATGTCACGGTCACGAGCACTGAAGATTCCACCGGTAATTTACATATTGGCGGGTTTGTTTATTTTTTTCATGGTTCTATAGACGACGCCCGCATCTACAACCGCGCTCTTTCGGCCACGGAAATTCAACAATTATATACACAAGGTGGAGGTAAAATCAGCAAGACCGATTTAATCACAGCGCAACTGCGAAACGGATTGGTTGGCCATTGGACTTTTGATGGAACGTCAGTCACCACCACGGGCGTTATTGATAAGAGCGGACAAAATAACAACGGGGTCAGGGTGGGCGGGACAAAAGTGGCAACCGGTAAAATCGGGCAGGCGATGAAGTTTGATGGGGCGGACGGAAGAATATATTCTTCCTGCACCGGTTTTTCTAATACAGCGATCAGTATTGCTTTTTGGGCCAAACAATTGGCCGCGCCTTCTAATTATTCTCTGGTGGTTGGTGACCAAGGCGGCCTGGGCGCTGTTTTTGTCTTTCCATCCGATGGTAGGTTTTTCGGTCAGCTTTCCTTGACTTCTGCCGGAAACGTTTATTCAGGGTATGTTGCCCCAGGAACAGGTTGGAATCACTGGGTGTTTACTTGGAAAAGTGGCGATAAATTAAAACTTTATAAAAACGGTGTTTTAGCCAGCCAGAGCGGAGACGCATATACTGATACGATTCAAAATTTTATAGGAATTTATATTGGTTATTACAGTGGTGTAAATTATTTTAACGGTTATATAGACGACGCCCGTGTCTACTCCCGCGCCCTGTCCGCGGCCGAAATCCAGCAGTTATATAGGATGGGGAAATAAATCCATATAGATTTTATGAAGCGCATTTCGTTCGCAATTGCCGCAATAATATTCCTATGGCTGATGGCACCAGCAAACGCTATTGTTGTCAATTCTTCTCCGGCCAAAAGTTTGACAAATGGTTTGGTGGGCTGGTGGACGTTTGATGGGATGGATACGACGGCAAGCACTGCTAATGCTAAAAATGGGTTAGGAAATAACGGAACAAGGATGGGAACGACGTCGCTAGTGAGGGGCAAGATTGGCCAGGCAATAAAACTTGATGGGTTAAGCGGACAAATAAACGCCGGTTCGGCTAGCGGTTTTGGAAGTACAGAAAGTCATACTTTTTCTGCTTGGATAAATGCCAAAGCTCTTGGTGCTGATGCTGATTGGCCGTGTATCATTAGCAGAGACAACACTGGTGTAGGTACAGACCTGCTTATTTACAATCAGAAAATCTCTTTTTTATATAACGGAGGAGCGGCGGCAGTTTTTGGCAATTCACCTCTTTCTTTAAATAAATGGTATTTTATTTCTGTAGTTTATGATGCCTCCACCAATAAAGCTACTTTTTATGTAAATGGTTTACTAGATGTAACTTCAAATGCTCTTGGTTCATGGAATTCCGGTTCGGCCCCATTATATATTGGTTCATATCAGGGAAGTACTCATTTTTTTAATGGTTCTATTGATGATGCGCGCATCTATAGCCGAGCCCTGTCCGCTACCGAAATTCAGCAACTATACAAACAAGGCGGGGGAGTGATAAACAAAACTGATTTAATTAAAGCGCAACTGCGCACCGGACTCGTAGGCCAGTGGACCTTTGACGGATTGTCAGTCACCAGTACCGGCGTTCTTGATCAAAGCGGACTAGGAAATAACGGTGGCAGGCAAGGCGGAACTTCTCTGGTGAGAGGCAAAATCGGCCAGGCGATGAAGTTTGATGGAACAAATGACTTTATTGACGTAGGGCATAGTAATACAAG from Patescibacteria group bacterium includes these protein-coding regions:
- a CDS encoding LamG domain-containing protein, translated to MKRFLFTISIIIFLWLVAPASAATISTSNTSAPNLKTGLVGWWTFDGVSVTSTGVLDKSGQNNNGGRMGGTSVATGKVGQGIKLNGTTGYISGANSTDIASTPVTVSVWVKFLTIAPGNNYPRIIDVQDSNYSVQIVWDYGTGGSGQFVTKHSEWQAAGDGTQWGVTPVLNKWYHLVAVWDASANSTKFYVNGIEQSGSANSNIGEGASRNKYFFGVRGDLLASPNTFGNEVLDDVRIYSRTLSATEVQALYKQGGGVISKTDLITAQLRNGLGGLWTFDGKDTTSVTTTDKSGNGNDGTRSGLTKVIIGKIGQGMNFDAVHGSGQITITSSPSVHPTGSFTLSAWVNRANAQNAEIIQKGTGAFSGAAAGTDFEFGFVSLLYFQFHGSDGSANSLAVSAPILNQWQLLTAVFDSGRTMKIYINGVEKATKDVTVTSTEDSTGNLHIGGFVYFFHGSIDDARIYNRALSATEIQQLYTQGGGKISKTDLITAQLRNGLVGHWTFDGTSVTTTGVIDKSGQNNNGVRVGGTKVATGKIGQAMKFDGADGRIYSSCTGFSNTAISIAFWAKQLAAPSNYSLVVGDQGGLGAVFVFPSDGRFFGQLSLTSAGNVYSGYVAPGTGWNHWVFTWKSGDKLKLYKNGVLASQSGDAYTDTIQNFIGIYIGYYSGVNYFNGYIDDARVYSRALSAAEIQQLYRMGK
- a CDS encoding LamG domain-containing protein, with translation MKRVLFTVPFLLIILAAGLFLRSRFANAMVVNQSVNNSNLTFGLVGWWTMDGADTNATQALDKSGNGNTGARNGGTKLVSGKIGQAMKFDGSSGNIATTPGVTALTSTSTFTMSVWVYWNDTTANAPATECPFYNGGSYGFCINTGGNKMGIYYNNINATVIVASVLPKKTWRHYVMTRANGVSSLYENGVFKDSQNTDVPQDVNTFYATHVGELWAGPTFPFNGSVDDARIYSRALSATEVQQLYKLGGGKINQTPTINLSNGLVGWWTMDGADTNATQALDKSGYNNTGTRTTVTPVVGEIGQAMSFNGTSGYVNVPVSQGSVLDIATSTYSVWIYPTVSGVGAQSGLRGIITRDSGSMPMAWRYANDNIIFSFNDTIIITVAGPALNKWTLATVTYDGTNVRMYYNGVLVAGPTASSPPAVSSDPLKIGLDYTGQYSRYFSGKMDDVRIYSRALSVAEVKALYQMSLPAKSNSSNAGKGGSLTDSSLVGWWTFDGAYTNTTQALDKSRNSNTGTRTGGTKLVSGKLGQAMKFDGSSAYVGMAASAGNNSSAIGHTYAVWVYRTKDYSSGLGWVIENGGTWGEAGGSNLTISGNRICYYYNNANVSVLSNSTVSANAWHHIVVSYNANTNKATFYLDGRADGTSAALGSWDASTNLVRIGNWISGGGGHNEYYFEGSIDDARIYSRALSAAEVMQLYKMGK